In Sorghum bicolor cultivar BTx623 chromosome 10, Sorghum_bicolor_NCBIv3, whole genome shotgun sequence, one genomic interval encodes:
- the LOC8061613 gene encoding auxin response factor 17, with the protein MRLSSSSGSVIPAAQPGSPEAVEEHKCLNSELWHACAGPLVSLPAVGSRVVYFPQGHSEQVAASTNKEMESQIPNYPNLPPQLICQLHNVTMHADAETDEVYAQMTLQPLNPQELKDPYLPAELGSANKQPTNYFCKTLTASDTSTHGGFSVPRRAAEKVFPPLDFTQQPPCQELMAKDLHGNEWKFRHIFRGQPKRHLLTTGWSVFVSAKRLVAGDSVLFIWNDNNQLLLGIRRANRPQTVMPSSVLSSDSMHIGLLAAAAHAASTNSRFTIFYNPRASPSEFVIPLAKYVKAVYHTRISVGMRFRMLFETEESSVRRYMGTITGISDLDSVRWPNSHWRSVKVGWDESTAGERQPRVSLWEIEPLTTFPMYPSPFPLRLKRPWPTGLPSLHGGKDDDLANSLMWLRDAANPGFQSLNFGGLGMNPWMQPRLDASLLGLQPDMYQAMATAAFQDPTKQVSSPTMLQFQQPQNIAGRATPLLSSQILQQSHPQFQQQQYLQNISESTIQAQGQSEFLKQQIQRSQSFNEQKPQLQPQQQQQESQQQQQQQSQCLQVPQHQQMQQHNMTNYQSVSNALSAFSQLSSASQSSPVSLQTILPFSQAQSFTDTNVSSLSPSNTNTMQNTLRPFSSEAVSHLSMPRPTAIPVSDPWSSKRVAVESLLPSRPQVSSQMEQLDSAPASIPHSSALAPLPGRGCLVDQDVNSDPQNHVLFGVSIDSQSLLMQGGIPGLQNGNDSTAIPYSTSNFLSPSQNDFPLDHTLNSPGCLDDSGYVPPCSDNSDQVNRPPATFVKVYKSGTYGRSLDITRFSSYHELRRELGRLFGLEGQLEDPLRSGWQLVFVDREEDVLLVGDDPWQEFVSTVSCIKILSPQEVQQMGKQGLELLSSGPARRLGSSCDDYVSRQESRSLSTGIASVGSVEF; encoded by the exons ATGAGGCTCTCGTCGTCGTCCGGCAGCGTCATCCCGGCGGCTCAGCCGGGCTCGCCGGAAG CTGTGGAGGAGCACAAGTGCCTGAACTCGGAGTTGTGGCATGCCTGTGCCGGTCCGCTTGTTTCCTTGCCCGCGGTGGGTAGCCGGGTCGTGTACTTCCCTCAGGGCCACAGCGAGCAG GTAGCAGCATCAACTAACAAGGAAATGGAGTCTCAGATCCCCAATTATCCTAATCTGCCGCCACAGCTTATATGCCAACTGCATAATGTGACGATGCAT GCTGATGCAGAGACAGACGAGGTATATGCACAGATGACACTGCAGCCACTCAACCCG CAAGAACTGAAGGACCCATATTTACCTGCAGAATTAGGTTCGGCCAATAAACAGCCAACAAACTATTTCTGCAAAACATTAACAGCAAGTGACACAAGTACCCATGGTGGGTTCTCTGTTCCCCGTCGAGCAGCTGAGAAAGTGTTTCCTCCACTG GATTTCACCCAGCAACCTCCATGCCAGGAGTTGATGGCAAAAGATCTTCATGGCAATGAGTGGAAATTCCGTCACATCTTTCGTG GTCAGCCAAAGAGACATCTTCTAACTACAGGTTGGAGTGTCTTTGTAAGTGCAAAGAGACTTGTTGCTGGTGACTCTGTCCTTTTTATCTG GAATGACAATAACCAGCTTCTGCTTGGAATTCGTCGGGCAAATCGGCCGCAAACTGTCATGCCATCTTCAGTCTTATcaagtgatagcatgcatattggTCTTCTTGCTGCAGCTGCTCATGCTGCTTCGACAAATAGCCGGTTTACAATTTTCTACAACCCAAG GGCAAGCCCTTCAGAGTTTGTCATACCGCTTGCAAAGTATGTTAAGGCTGTGTATCATACCCGTATATCCGTGGGGATGCGCTTCAGGATGCTTTTTGAGACAGAAGAGTCTAGCGTTAGGAG ATACATGGGAACAATTACCGGAATCAGTGATCTTGATTCCGTTCGGTGGCCAAATTCACATTGGCGTTCTGTTAAG GTTGGCTGGGATGAATCAACTGCTGGTGAGAGGCAGCCTAGGGTGTCACTATGGGAGATTGAGCCCCTGACAACTTTCCCAATGTATCCATCTCCTTTTCCGCTCAGGCTTAAGCGTCCATGGCCAACAGGCTTGCCTTCTCTGCATG GTGGGAAGGATGATGACCTGGCTAACTCTCTCATGTGGCTTCGAGATGCCGCAAATCCTGGTTTTCAGTCGTTAAATTTTGGTGGACTTGGTATGAACCCTTGGATGCAGCCAAGGCTGGATGCTTCCTTACTTGGTCTGCAACCTGACATGTATCAGGCGATGGCCACAGCTGCTTTCCAGGATCCAACAAAGCAGGTATCATCACCCACAATGCTGCAGTTCCAGCAACCACAGAACATAGCTGGCCGGGCTACGCCACTTCTTTCAAGTCAGATTTTGCAGCAATCACATCCTCAATTTCAGCAGCAACAGTACCTTCAAAACATCTCAGAGAGTACAATCCAAGCGCAGGGTCAGTCTGAGTTCCTCAAACAGCAGATCCAACGCAGCCAGTCGTTCAATGAGCAGAAGCCCCAGCTGCAGccccagcagcaacagcaagaatcacagcagcagcagcagcagcaatcaCAGTGTCTGCAAGTCCCTCAACATCAACAAATGCAACAACATAACATGACCAACTATCAGTCTGTATCTAATGCATTGTCAGCATTTTCTCAGCTGTCGTCAGCCTCTCAGTCTTCACCTGTGTCACTGCAAACAATATTACCGTTCTCACAGGCACAGAGCTTTACAGATACAAATGTAAGCTCATTGTCTCCATCCAACACCAACACCATGCAAAATACACTGAGGCCATTCTCATCAGAAGCAGTTTCTCACCTCAGTATGCCGAGGCCCACTGCAATACCTGTCTCCGACCCATGGTCATCGAAGCGTGTTGCAGTGGAGTCTTTGCTTCCTTCTCGGCCTCAGGTTTCGTCCCAGATGGAACAATTGGACTCTGCACCAGCCAGTATACCTCATAGCTCTGCATTGGCACCGCTTCCTGGAAGAGGATGCTTGGTGGATCAAGATGTGAACTCTGATCCTCAAAATCATGTCTTGTTTGGTGTTAGTATAGATTCACAGTCACTGCTAATGCAAGGAGGCATCCCTGGTCTCCAAAATGGGAATGATTCAACTGCTATACCTTATTCCACCTCCAATTTCCTGAGCCCTTCACAGAATGATTTTCCTTTAGATCATACACTAAATTCTCCAGGTTGCTTAGATGATTCTGGGTATGTGCCGCCATGTTCAGATAATTCTGACCAAGTGAACCGACCACCAGCGACCTTCGTGAAG GTTTACAAATCTGGAACCTATGGAAGGTCGCTTGATATCACTAGGTTTAGTAGCTATCATGAGCTCCGTAGGGAACTAGGGCGCCTATTTGGCCTTGAGGGCCAGTTGGAAGACCCTTTGAGATCAGGCTGGCAGCTTGTATTCGTCGACCGTGAGGAGGATGTCCTTCTCGTGGGCGACGACCCTTGGCA GGAATTCGTGAGCACGGTGTCCTGCATAAAGATACTCTCGCCGCAGGAGGTGCAGCAGATGGGCAAGCAGGGGCTGGAGCTCCTGAGCTCAGGCCCTGCGCGGAGGCTAGGTAGCAGCTGTGACGACTACGTTAGCAGGCAGGAGTCGAGAAGCCTGAGCACCGGGATCGCGTCCGTCGGGTCGGTCGAGTTCTGA
- the LOC8083209 gene encoding uncharacterized protein LOC8083209 yields MDESWRCTMGSVLPRQRSSDQHAAAAGGHQSLAPDDFRDVYGGPPRTVLLRSFGGEAADYNSPTGHQYASYGGAEAFCRRPYPDGRAAAVPTEQGFFDDIFGARRHLRSRSRSKSKSSSAVSSDEFPSAGFCRPVATGGSRVDATLSSFTSRLRPVTIPSRRYDSSPPSSTSTRGEYQSSFTCSTAAYPAARYYYGGDTNKAAGSRSNHNSGRAGGGGSAAATRHHRNHRGGSSFCCFTSNPETSSNAPSFRQAARGARSPAAETTITDYSGADYGYYYSPPSATSSSLFTNPLARTPRRLEEVVMEVRERAPLLMDDGDDIDSVGAAAVDEAIAWAKERFWSQAR; encoded by the exons ATGGACGAGTCGTGGAGGTGCACGATGGGCTCGGTGCTGCCACGGCAGCGGTCGTCGGACCAGCACGCCGCCGCAGCCGGCGGCCACCAGAGCCTGGCCCCCGACGACTTCCGGGACGTGTACGGCGGGCCGCCGCGCACCGTGCTCCTCCGCAGCTTCGGCGGGGAGGCGGCCGACTACAATTCCCCGACGGGCCACCAGTACGCGAGCTACGGTGGCGCCGAGGCCTTCTGCCGCCGGCCGTACCCCGACGGGCGCGCGGCGGCCGTGCCCACTGAGCAGGGCTTCTTTGACGACATCTTCGGCGCCCGTCGGCACTTGAGGTCCAGGTCCAGGTCCAAGTCCAAGTCATCGTCGGCGGTCAGCTCCGACGAGTTCCCCTCCGCCGGCTTCTGCCGGCCGGTAGCCACCGGCGGCAGCCGCGTCGACGCCACGCTCTCCTCGTTCACATCTAGGCTCAG GCCGGTGACGATCCCTTCGCGGCGGTACGACTCGTCGCCACCGTCATCGACGTCGACGAGAGGGGAGTACCAGAGCAGCTTCACGTGCTCGACGGCCGCGTATCCGGCAGCTCGCTACTACTACGGCGGCGACACCAACAAGGCCGCCGGCAGCAGGTCGAACCACAACAGCGGcagagccggcggcggcgggtcgGCGGCGGCAACGCGgcaccaccggaaccaccgcgGGGGCAGCAGCTTCTGTTGCTTCACGTCGAACCCGGAGACCAGCAGCAACGCGCCGAGCTTCCGGCAGGCCGCACGCGGCGCGCGGTCACCGGCCGCCGAGACCACCATCACCGACTACTCCGGCGCCGACTACGGGTACTACTACTCGCCGCCGTCCGCCACGTCGTCGTCGCTCTTCACCAACCCGCTGGCGAGGACGCCGCGGCGGCTGGAGGAGGTGGTGATGGAGGTGAGGGAGCGGGCGCCGCTGCTGATGGACGACGGCGACGACATCGACAGCGTCGGCGCCGCTGCGGTGGATGAGGCGATTGCATGGGCCAAAGAGAGATTCTGGAGCCAGGCCCGTTAA
- the LOC8061614 gene encoding solanesyl-diphosphate synthase 1, mitochondrial isoform X1 yields MSWRWALARRVAALAATSGGGGGAAQAQRLLPTSSAAASTGLLGRHHMPLASQIRSKVVGCRGAALVSSRWLHDAQYQVRQDGASRAQEQQDPFELVADELSLLANRLRSMVAAEVPKLASAAEYFFKVGAEGKRFRPTVLLLMASALKFPLSESTEGGVLSILADKLRTRQQNIAEITEMIHVASLLHDDVLDDADTRRGVSSLNLIMGNKLSVLAGDFLLSRACVALAALGNTEVVSLMATAVEHLVTGETMQISTSREQRRSMEYYLQKTYYKTASLISNSCKAVAILAGHTAEVSVLAYEYGRNLGLAFQLIDDVLDFTGTSASLGKGSLSDIRHGVITAPMLYAMEEFPQLQEVVDRGFDNPANIEIALDYLRKSRGIERTKELAREHADRAVKAIESLPDSDDEDVLTSRRALIDITERVITRTK; encoded by the exons ATGTCGTGGCGGTGGGCTCTCGCGCGCCGCGTCGCCGCGCTGGCCGcgaccagcggcggcggcggcggtgcggcCCAGGCGCAGAGGCTCCTGCCCACCTCGTCGGCCGCCGCTAGCACTGGCCTCCTGGGGCGGCACCACATGCCCCTCGCCTCTCAGATTCGGAGCAAG GTGGTTGGTTGCAGAGGAGCTGCTCTCGTGAGCTCCAGATGGTTGCATGATGCCCAATACCAGGTTCGCCAGGATGGGGCTTCAAGAGCTCAG GAACAGCAAGATCCATTTGAATTGGTCGCCGATGAGCTATCACTTCTTGCAAATAGGTTACGATCAATGGTGGCTGCTGAG GTCCCCAAACTGGCATCAGCAGCCGAGTACTTTTTCAAGGTGGGAGCAGAGGGAAAAAGATTCCGACCTACG GTATTGTTGCTCATGGCATCAGCTCTGAAATTCCCTTTGTCAGAATCAACAGAAGGCGGAGTTCTCAGTATATTGGCAGATAAACTCCGCACACGGCAACAGAACATTGCAGAGATAACTGAAATGATTCAT GTTGCAAGCCTTCTGCATGATGATGTTCTTGATGATGCTGATACTAGGCGTGGCGTCAGTTCATTGAATCTCATCATGGGGAACAAG CTTTCTGTGTTGGCTGGTGACTTCCTGCTGTCTAGAGCATGTGTGGCACTTGCAGCACTCGGGAATACAGAG GTGGTTTCTCTAATGGCAACTGCTGTAGAACATCTAGTTACTGGTGAAACTATGCAGATCTCTACAAGCAGAGAGCAACGACGAAG CATGGAGTACTACCTGCAAAAGACATACTACAAAACGGCATCATTGATATCAAATAGTTGCAAGGCTGTTGCTATTCTTGCAGGGCACACAGCTGAGGTCTCGGTGCTTGCATACGAATATGGTCGAAACCTG GGTCTAGCCTTCCAGTTAATTGATGATGTTCTTGATTTCACCGGCACCTCTGCATCCCTTGGGAAGGGTTCATTGTCTGATATTCGCCAT GGAGTCATTACTGCCCCCATGCTGTATGCGATGGAGGAATTCCCGCAACTACAAGAAGTTGTTGACCGGGGTTTTGATAATCCTGCAAACATTGAAATT GCCCTTGACTATCTCAGGAAGAGCCGTGGGATTGAAAGGACAAAGGAGCTCGCACGAGAACATGCTGATCGTGCAGTCAAGGCTATAGAATCCCTCCCAGACAGTGATGACGAGGATGTCCTGACTTCAAGGCGTGCTCTTATTGATATCACAGAGAGAGTCATCACAAGGACAAAATAG
- the LOC8061614 gene encoding solanesyl-diphosphate synthase 1, mitochondrial isoform X2 has translation MVAAEVPKLASAAEYFFKVGAEGKRFRPTVLLLMASALKFPLSESTEGGVLSILADKLRTRQQNIAEITEMIHVASLLHDDVLDDADTRRGVSSLNLIMGNKLSVLAGDFLLSRACVALAALGNTEVVSLMATAVEHLVTGETMQISTSREQRRSMEYYLQKTYYKTASLISNSCKAVAILAGHTAEVSVLAYEYGRNLGLAFQLIDDVLDFTGTSASLGKGSLSDIRHGVITAPMLYAMEEFPQLQEVVDRGFDNPANIEIALDYLRKSRGIERTKELAREHADRAVKAIESLPDSDDEDVLTSRRALIDITERVITRTK, from the exons ATGGTGGCTGCTGAG GTCCCCAAACTGGCATCAGCAGCCGAGTACTTTTTCAAGGTGGGAGCAGAGGGAAAAAGATTCCGACCTACG GTATTGTTGCTCATGGCATCAGCTCTGAAATTCCCTTTGTCAGAATCAACAGAAGGCGGAGTTCTCAGTATATTGGCAGATAAACTCCGCACACGGCAACAGAACATTGCAGAGATAACTGAAATGATTCAT GTTGCAAGCCTTCTGCATGATGATGTTCTTGATGATGCTGATACTAGGCGTGGCGTCAGTTCATTGAATCTCATCATGGGGAACAAG CTTTCTGTGTTGGCTGGTGACTTCCTGCTGTCTAGAGCATGTGTGGCACTTGCAGCACTCGGGAATACAGAG GTGGTTTCTCTAATGGCAACTGCTGTAGAACATCTAGTTACTGGTGAAACTATGCAGATCTCTACAAGCAGAGAGCAACGACGAAG CATGGAGTACTACCTGCAAAAGACATACTACAAAACGGCATCATTGATATCAAATAGTTGCAAGGCTGTTGCTATTCTTGCAGGGCACACAGCTGAGGTCTCGGTGCTTGCATACGAATATGGTCGAAACCTG GGTCTAGCCTTCCAGTTAATTGATGATGTTCTTGATTTCACCGGCACCTCTGCATCCCTTGGGAAGGGTTCATTGTCTGATATTCGCCAT GGAGTCATTACTGCCCCCATGCTGTATGCGATGGAGGAATTCCCGCAACTACAAGAAGTTGTTGACCGGGGTTTTGATAATCCTGCAAACATTGAAATT GCCCTTGACTATCTCAGGAAGAGCCGTGGGATTGAAAGGACAAAGGAGCTCGCACGAGAACATGCTGATCGTGCAGTCAAGGCTATAGAATCCCTCCCAGACAGTGATGACGAGGATGTCCTGACTTCAAGGCGTGCTCTTATTGATATCACAGAGAGAGTCATCACAAGGACAAAATAG